The Campylobacter concisus DNA window TTTATTATAGGTTTAAGGGTTTAGTTTATATATGCGTATCCACTTCTTTTTTCTATATTTATAGAGGCCACATTATTATTTTTATCTGTTAAAACTATCTTGCAATCACCTTTTAATAGTCTTGAATAAGGTCTTTTTGCTCCTTTATTGTTAGTAACACTTACCACTCTCATAGGCCTACCTAATTCGTCAAAATCAATGGTTTGTGTTTTGCCTTTTCCGCAACTACCGACAAATTTAACCGATTTTATGCCATATTTTTTTTCAATATTTAAATCTATATTAATTTTATTGCAATAAGATTGAGGAATGCCTCTCCAGCCCGCACTTAAGAATTTGTTTGATTTTTGTGTATCGATGGCAACCTCTTCTTTGGAATTTAAGTTGCCACTAAATTTATTACCACTACCTCTTTTATCATAAAAAATACTATATTTCCAAGATTTAACTCCAGGCTCATCTACAGAGCACTCTTGCAAACTAGTGTCATTAATAGCTATCCCCCATCTCATTTTAAACCAAAATTTTTCATTTTCTGAATAAACAAATTTATCATCTTGCATGGCAAGGTGCTGGGCGTACCTTATATGCGTTAGCATCTGTGTAGCTGCCTCCCTAGCTCCGTTTATTTCTAGCCTTGGTATGATCATTGCTGCAAGTATGCCTACGGCAATGATTACGAAGATAAGCTCTATAACAGTAAAACCCTTGTTTTTATGCATTTACCTGCCTCTTACGTCAAAATTTGCAATTACTTTTCCCATTTTTTCTATGCAAAATTTTGATTTTTCATCTAGATCGGCGCTTACTAATAAATTTTTAGATTCATCTCTTACATCTATACCATAAAATTTAAGTCTTAATGCAAGCTTTTTATTATCTGTGTATAAATCCTTGATTTCCGCTTCTTTTAATTTAGCAGCAAGCTCTTTTACAACATCAAATTTATATACAAAATGCTTTGTTGGGTTGTCTAAAAATAGGTAAAAAATTTGATTAAATACGATCATCGACCAGTTTAGGGCTAGAAAAAGCATCACCAAGGTCGTGCAAATTTTATAGCCTTTTCTAAATTTTGGCAATCTTACACGATACGAATTAAAAAATACTCTTACCATAAGTGGCGTTGCGATCACGCAAAATGGCAAAAACTGCTCAAGCTCCAGTCTTTGGCGCACTGAGACTATCATACAAAAGCAAAATGAGCAAATCACAATAAACCATAAAAGATCTTTTTTCTCTTTTACCCAAATTCTATAAATTGTATAGACAAAAAAGATAAAAATAAACGGCGAAAAAACAGCGGCAAAGATACCAAAAGTATCGATAAAGTGCCCACTTGGCCTACCATTTGTATCAAAACCAAAAAAGTAAAGCGTAAGCAAAAATAAAATAGCACTTAGCCAAGCAAGTGGCGGCTTTCTTTTATAAAGTGAAAATATAAAAAATCCTACGTAAAATATCAAAAAATCACCATCTATAAAAAAAGAAAGACCAAAAAATGCTACAAATAAAATTTTATTTTTAACATGAAAAAAGTATATACATAGGAGCGCCAGCATAACGCAAAGCCCAGCATTATTGACGATAAGAGCTGAAGCTATCGTGCCAGGAAGTAAGATAAAAAGCAATACCGCAATAAGTCTGTCAAACTCCAATTTAATGTAAAATTTGCTTATCTTATACATTAAAACGACACTTATTACATGAAAAGCGATCATCACGGATCTTAAAGCAAGATCTGTTTGACCAAAAATTTGAACACTTAAGTTTAAAACATGGCTAAGAAAATTTTGTTTGTTAAAAAAAATTTCAGCTTCACTGTAACTTATACTAAGAGAATTTGCCGTATAAAGTAAAAATATACAATCAATCAAACATATTAAAAATACGCTAAAGGCGACGTGATGTCCAACAAATTCTCTAAATTTATCTAGCAAAAATTTTCCTTAAATATGTATATCCCAAAAAAACTCAATCCAGTCGTGAGCCTCTTTTACCTTAAATTCTGGCAAAAGCAGAGCCTTCTCTTTATAAAAGACGGTCGCTATTTTTATATCTAAATTTGGATAACGCTTAAGTAGCTCTCTTTTTATCTCGACCATGCTCTCGCCACTATCGATGATATCATCGACGAGCAAAATTTTAGTGTATTTGCTAAGATCTGGCACGTTAAAGATATTAATCGTATCAAGCTTATTTGTATCTTCATAATGGATAGAATTTAAGGTAAATAAATTTCTATTATTAAGTGCAACAGCTAGCGAGTGGCCAAGCGTTAGACCGCCTCTTGCCACAGCTAGTATCACCTCTGGGTCAAACTCGTCTTTTATCTGCTTTGCCATCTTTTTAGTATCAACAGCAAATTCATCATAGCTATAAAATATCATCTTTCTTCCTTATCAATGCACTAAAAATACGATAAAACTAATGAGCGCTAGCACGACTACGCCTAAATTTATATCGCTAAATTCTCTCTTTATGAGCTTAACTATGACGTATGACATAAAGCCAAATGCAAGGCCGTTTGTGATCGAATAAGTAAGCGGGATGAGCACAACTATGAAAAATGTCGCAACCGCAATGGCTGGATCTTTGAAATTTATACTAGCAAGCTCGGCAAACATAAGCACGCCAACCATTACAAGGATCGGATAGATGGCATTGCCAGGGATCGCTTTAAAAAGTGGCAACATAAATAATGTAAGTATAAATAAAAGTCCGCAAAATACAGCCGTTAGACCAGTTCTACCGCCCTCTTCTACACCGCTAGCACTCTCTACAAACGATGTGGTCGTACTTACGCCTACAAGTGAGCCAGCTGCCGTAGCAATAGCGTCAGCTTCAAGAGTTTTTTCAAGTTTTATGACGCCATCTTTTTTGTTTTCATCAAAAATTCCAGCCCTCGTTCCTACACCAGCTAGTGTGCCTATCGAGTCAAAAAGATCGGTCACAAAAAATGTGATAACAACTGGCAGCAAGGCTAGACTAAGCGCGCCTTTTATGTCAAGCTCTAAAAATATCGGAGAGATAGAGGCTGGAGTTGAGAAAATTTCTGTTGGATGAGGAGCGATATCAAGCACCCAAGCTATTACTGAAGTAGCAAGCACAGCTAGGATAAACGCGCCCTTTATCTTCCACGCCCAAAAGCAAATAACTAAAAATAGTCCCAAAACGCCAAGAAGTACGTTTGGATCTTTGAAATTTCCTATACCAACCAAAACTGCGTCGCTATTTACGATAAAGCCCATTTGCTGAAACGCGACAAAGCTGATAAACGTGCCTATACCAGCACTTATCGCTCTTCGTAGGTCAAGTGGGATCGATCTTATTATCCACATCCTAAAATTTGTAAACGAAAGCACGACAAATATCACGCCGCTTAGAAAAACAACGCCAAGAGCCGTTTGCCAAGGTACTTTCATACCGATACAAAGACCAAATGTAAAATAAGCGTTAAGCCCCATACCAACGCTCATCGCAACTGGTGTGTTCGCCCAAAGACCATTTAATATCGTAGAAAAGATCGTAATTAGCGCAGTTGCAGTGATGAGTGCCTCATAAGGCATGCCAGTTTTGCTCATAATGATCGCATTTACCGGCACGATATACATCATCGCCAAAAACGTCGTAAGTCCCGCTCCAAATTCCTGCTTCACACTCGTTTTGTTTTGTGCTAAGTCAAAAAATTTCACCCCAAGCTCCTTTAGTAAATTTTAAGTTCGTTATATAAACTATCACGCTCAATCGGCGTAAAACCAGATGTTTTAATAAGATCACAAAATGTCTTTAGTGTAACGCCGTTTGCGCTATTTGCACCAGCTGCACTTTGGATGCTCTCTTTTTCTATCGTGCCATCAAGATCATCAGCGCCAAATTCCTGAGCGATCATCGCTAAATTTAGCGTCGAAGTGGCCCAGTAAGCTTTGATATGTGGGACATTATCAAGCACAAGACGTGAGATCGCCAGAGTCTTTAAAATTTCAGCTGATCCTAGAAATTTCACATCTTTTAAGTAGTTGTTTTCTCTTTGATAGACAAGCGGGATAAACGCGTTAAATCCGCCAGTTTCATCTTGCAAGTCTCTAATCCTTAGCATATGATCGATCCTATTATCACGGCTTTCTATATGACCAAAAAGCATCGTTGCATTGCTTTGTCTGCCTTTATCATGCCACATTTTGTGAATTTTTAGCCAGTTTTCGCTACTTACTTTGCCTTTGCAAATTTTAGCCCTGACCTCTTCATCAAAAATTTCAGCCCCGCCGCCTGGCATGCTATCGACGCCGTATTCGAGCATCTTCTCTATCACCTCATCATAGCTTAAGCCGTAGTGTCTTGACAAAAAGTCGATCTCAGCTGCCGTCATCGCCTTTACATGAAGCTCTGGATGAGCTGCCTTTATCTTTTTAAAAATCTCTAAATACCACTGCCAGCCACTTTTCGCGTTATGAGCTGATACGATGTGTATCTCCTTTACGCCGTGACTCACGCTCTCATCAACGATCTTTAAAATCTCTTCGTGGCTCATTAAGTATGGATTTGGATTTTTTCTGTGAGCTGAAAATGCGCAAAATTTACAGATATCAGCGCAGATATTTGTTGGATTGATATGGCGATTTACATTGAAAAAGACCTTGTTGCCGTGCAGCTTTCTGCGTTTTTTATCGGCAAATTTAGCCAAGGTAAAAAGATCAAGCTCATAAAGCGAAAAAGCCTCTTGCTTGCTTAATCTCTCGCCACTTTCTAGTTTTTGTAATAGATTCATTATTTATATCGTCCTAAAGCTGAACTTAAGGCTTCATTATAAGCAAATAAAGCTTTGTTTTTGCAAAAATTATGTAACATTTGCCAAGATATTTTTAACAATGGAAACATTAAATGCTGGCTGATAAAAGTACCAAAAATAGCGATAATTGTTCAAAGATCAAAGAGAAATTTCTTGATTTTAAGGCAAATTTACCAAAACATTTTCAAAAAAATCAGGGTAGAAATTTTGCAAATTTTTTAGCCAAAGAATATGATGATTTTATAAAATCTTATTTAAATGAAACTATGCGAGATTTTTTTGATGATTTTATTCCGCAAAATGACAGCTTTGCTTTTAGTGTTTTAGCTACTGGAAAATACGCTCAAACACTACTTAGCGCAAATAGTGAGCTTGAAATTTTACTAGTTTATAAAAATTTAAAAGGCTACAACATAAAGAATTTCTTAAAAGAATTTAGCGAAATTTTAAGTAGCTCTGGAATAAATTTTTATATAAAAAGCGTTGAAATAGATGAAATTTTTACAAATTACAAAGACGATCTCAAATTTAAAAGCGAAATATCGCAAGTACGATATATCTGTGGTTCAAAAAGTCTATACCGCCTAGTAAAAAGCGAGATCGTAAAATTAAAAGAATTTGATAAAAAA harbors:
- a CDS encoding ArnT family glycosyltransferase translates to MLDKFREFVGHHVAFSVFLICLIDCIFLLYTANSLSISYSEAEIFFNKQNFLSHVLNLSVQIFGQTDLALRSVMIAFHVISVVLMYKISKFYIKLEFDRLIAVLLFILLPGTIASALIVNNAGLCVMLALLCIYFFHVKNKILFVAFFGLSFFIDGDFLIFYVGFFIFSLYKRKPPLAWLSAILFLLTLYFFGFDTNGRPSGHFIDTFGIFAAVFSPFIFIFFVYTIYRIWVKEKKDLLWFIVICSFCFCMIVSVRQRLELEQFLPFCVIATPLMVRVFFNSYRVRLPKFRKGYKICTTLVMLFLALNWSMIVFNQIFYLFLDNPTKHFVYKFDVVKELAAKLKEAEIKDLYTDNKKLALRLKFYGIDVRDESKNLLVSADLDEKSKFCIEKMGKVIANFDVRGR
- a CDS encoding Tfp pilus assembly protein FimT/FimU is translated as MHKNKGFTVIELIFVIIAVGILAAMIIPRLEINGAREAATQMLTHIRYAQHLAMQDDKFVYSENEKFWFKMRWGIAINDTSLQECSVDEPGVKSWKYSIFYDKRGSGNKFSGNLNSKEEVAIDTQKSNKFLSAGWRGIPQSYCNKINIDLNIEKKYGIKSVKFVGSCGKGKTQTIDFDELGRPMRVVSVTNNKGAKRPYSRLLKGDCKIVLTDKNNNVASINIEKRSGYAYIN
- a CDS encoding phosphoribosyltransferase is translated as MIFYSYDEFAVDTKKMAKQIKDEFDPEVILAVARGGLTLGHSLAVALNNRNLFTLNSIHYEDTNKLDTINIFNVPDLSKYTKILLVDDIIDSGESMVEIKRELLKRYPNLDIKIATVFYKEKALLLPEFKVKEAHDWIEFFWDIHI
- a CDS encoding NCS2 family permease → MKFFDLAQNKTSVKQEFGAGLTTFLAMMYIVPVNAIIMSKTGMPYEALITATALITIFSTILNGLWANTPVAMSVGMGLNAYFTFGLCIGMKVPWQTALGVVFLSGVIFVVLSFTNFRMWIIRSIPLDLRRAISAGIGTFISFVAFQQMGFIVNSDAVLVGIGNFKDPNVLLGVLGLFLVICFWAWKIKGAFILAVLATSVIAWVLDIAPHPTEIFSTPASISPIFLELDIKGALSLALLPVVITFFVTDLFDSIGTLAGVGTRAGIFDENKKDGVIKLEKTLEADAIATAAGSLVGVSTTTSFVESASGVEEGGRTGLTAVFCGLLFILTLFMLPLFKAIPGNAIYPILVMVGVLMFAELASINFKDPAIAVATFFIVVLIPLTYSITNGLAFGFMSYVIVKLIKREFSDINLGVVVLALISFIVFLVH
- the mqnE gene encoding aminofutalosine synthase MqnE, translating into MMNLLQKLESGERLSKQEAFSLYELDLFTLAKFADKKRRKLHGNKVFFNVNRHINPTNICADICKFCAFSAHRKNPNPYLMSHEEILKIVDESVSHGVKEIHIVSAHNAKSGWQWYLEIFKKIKAAHPELHVKAMTAAEIDFLSRHYGLSYDEVIEKMLEYGVDSMPGGGAEIFDEEVRAKICKGKVSSENWLKIHKMWHDKGRQSNATMLFGHIESRDNRIDHMLRIRDLQDETGGFNAFIPLVYQRENNYLKDVKFLGSAEILKTLAISRLVLDNVPHIKAYWATSTLNLAMIAQEFGADDLDGTIEKESIQSAAGANSANGVTLKTFCDLIKTSGFTPIERDSLYNELKIY